The following coding sequences are from one Streptomyces angustmyceticus window:
- a CDS encoding MFS transporter yields MPELSRRRRLLVLAICCMSLLIVSLDNTILNVALPSIQHELHASVSGMQWTIDAYTLVLASLLMLAGSTADRLGRRRIFLVGLVVFAVGSLLCSLAPGLEWLVVFRMVQAVGGSMLNPVAMSIITNTFTEPRERARAIGVWGGVVGISMAAGPVIGGLLVQSVGWRSIFWINVPIGALAFFLTLRYVPESRAPRPRRVDPVGQLLVIALLGSLTYAIIEAPGAGWTSPEILAFVLVALVSLAALVAYERRRPEPLIDLRFFHSAPFSGATVVAVCAFAALAGFLFINTLYLQNIRGLSALAAGLYMLPMAGMTLVFAPVSGRLVGNRGPRLPLLLAGTAMGASGLLFAAFDAQATNPLLFTGYVLFGIGFGLVNAPITNTAVSGMPRAQAGVAAAVASTSRQVGQSLGVAVIGAVLAGGAHAAAGAGAFVAAARPAWWIIAGCGAAVLLLGALTTGRWAKATAARTATLFDDEPRGQRAADARS; encoded by the coding sequence ATGCCTGAGCTCAGCCGTCGACGGCGTCTCCTGGTGCTGGCGATCTGCTGCATGAGCCTGCTGATCGTCAGCCTCGACAACACCATCCTCAACGTCGCCCTGCCGTCCATCCAGCACGAGCTGCACGCCTCGGTCTCCGGCATGCAGTGGACGATCGACGCCTACACCCTGGTCCTGGCGTCGCTGCTGATGCTGGCCGGCTCCACCGCCGACCGGCTCGGCCGGCGGCGGATCTTCCTGGTCGGCCTGGTGGTCTTCGCCGTCGGCTCGCTGCTGTGCAGCCTGGCTCCCGGCCTGGAGTGGCTGGTGGTCTTCCGGATGGTGCAGGCCGTCGGCGGCTCGATGCTCAACCCCGTCGCCATGTCGATCATCACCAACACCTTCACCGAACCGCGCGAGCGGGCGCGGGCGATCGGGGTGTGGGGCGGGGTCGTCGGCATCAGCATGGCGGCCGGGCCGGTGATCGGCGGGCTGCTGGTGCAGAGCGTCGGCTGGCGGTCGATCTTCTGGATCAACGTCCCGATCGGCGCGCTCGCGTTCTTCCTGACCCTGCGCTACGTCCCGGAGTCCCGGGCGCCGCGCCCGCGCCGCGTCGACCCGGTCGGCCAGCTGCTGGTGATCGCGCTGCTCGGCTCGCTGACGTACGCGATCATCGAGGCCCCGGGCGCCGGCTGGACGTCCCCCGAGATCCTGGCGTTCGTGCTGGTCGCGCTGGTGTCCCTGGCCGCGCTGGTCGCCTACGAGCGACGCCGCCCGGAACCCCTCATCGACCTGCGGTTCTTCCACAGCGCACCGTTCAGCGGGGCCACCGTCGTGGCGGTGTGCGCCTTCGCCGCGCTCGCCGGCTTCCTCTTCATCAACACGCTGTACCTGCAGAACATCCGTGGCCTGTCCGCTCTGGCCGCCGGTCTCTACATGCTGCCCATGGCCGGGATGACGCTGGTCTTCGCGCCGGTTTCGGGGCGGCTGGTCGGCAACCGGGGCCCCCGGCTGCCGCTGCTTCTGGCGGGGACGGCGATGGGGGCGAGCGGGCTGCTCTTCGCGGCGTTCGACGCCCAGGCCACGAACCCGCTGCTGTTCACCGGGTATGTCCTCTTCGGCATCGGGTTCGGCCTGGTCAACGCGCCGATCACCAACACCGCGGTGTCCGGGATGCCCCGCGCCCAGGCCGGGGTGGCCGCCGCCGTGGCCTCCACCAGCCGGCAGGTCGGGCAGTCATTGGGCGTCGCGGTGATCGGCGCCGTGCTGGCGGGCGGGGCACACGCCGCCGCCGGCGCGGGCGCCTTCGTCGCGGCCGCCCGCCCGGCGTGGTGGATCATCGCCGGCTGCGGCGCGGCCGTTCTGCTGCTCGGCGCCCTGACGACCGGCCGCTGGGCGAAGGCGACGGCCGCCCGCACGGCGACGCTGTTCGACGACGAGCCCCGGGGGCAGCGGGCGGCGGACGCGCGGTCGTAG
- the dusB gene encoding tRNA dihydrouridine synthase DusB produces MTLLQIGPHAVQPPVVLAPMAGITNAPFRTLCREFSGGKGLFVSEMITTRALVERNEKTMQLIHFDATEKPRSIQLYGVDPDTVGKAARMIAEEDLADHIDLNFGCPVPKVTRKGGGSALPYKRNLLRAILREAVANAGSLPVTMKMRKGIDDDHITYLDAGRTAAEEGITAIALHGRTAAQHYGGTADWDAIARLKEHVPEIPVLGNGDIWSADDAKRMMRETGCDGVVVGRGCLGRPWLFGDLVAAFEGTGTGGDGSQGYAQPTLKEVAAVMLRHATLLGEWIGDEKRGVIDFRKHVAWYTKGFSIGSEMRRSLAVTSSLDELDALLSELDLDQPWPTGADGPRGRTSGRNRVVLPDGWLDDPYDCAGVDADAELDTSGG; encoded by the coding sequence ATGACTCTGCTGCAGATCGGTCCGCACGCGGTGCAGCCGCCCGTGGTCCTCGCGCCCATGGCCGGGATCACCAATGCCCCGTTCCGGACGCTGTGCCGGGAGTTCAGCGGCGGCAAGGGCCTGTTCGTCAGCGAGATGATCACGACGCGGGCGCTGGTCGAGCGCAACGAGAAGACCATGCAGCTGATCCACTTCGACGCGACCGAGAAGCCGCGCTCGATCCAGCTCTACGGCGTCGACCCGGACACCGTCGGCAAGGCCGCCCGCATGATCGCGGAAGAGGACCTCGCTGACCACATCGACCTGAACTTCGGCTGCCCGGTCCCGAAGGTGACCCGCAAGGGCGGCGGCTCGGCGCTGCCGTACAAGCGGAACCTGCTGCGCGCGATCCTGCGCGAGGCGGTGGCGAACGCCGGGTCGCTGCCGGTGACGATGAAGATGCGCAAGGGCATCGACGACGACCACATCACCTACCTGGACGCCGGACGGACCGCCGCCGAGGAGGGCATCACCGCGATCGCCCTGCACGGCCGGACCGCGGCCCAGCACTACGGCGGCACCGCCGACTGGGACGCCATCGCCCGCCTCAAGGAGCACGTCCCGGAGATCCCGGTGCTCGGCAACGGCGACATCTGGTCGGCCGACGACGCCAAGCGGATGATGCGCGAGACCGGCTGCGACGGGGTGGTCGTGGGGCGCGGCTGCCTGGGGCGGCCGTGGCTGTTCGGCGACCTGGTCGCCGCCTTCGAGGGCACGGGAACCGGCGGTGACGGCTCCCAGGGGTACGCACAGCCCACGCTCAAGGAGGTCGCCGCGGTGATGCTGCGGCACGCCACCCTGCTCGGCGAGTGGATCGGCGACGAGAAGCGCGGAGTGATCGACTTCCGCAAGCACGTCGCCTGGTACACCAAGGGCTTCTCCATCGGCTCCGAGATGCGCCGCAGCCTCGCGGTGACCTCCTCGCTCGACGAGCTGGACGCGCTGCTGTCGGAGCTGGACCTCGACCAGCCGTGGCCGACGGGCGCGGACGGCCCCCGCGGCCGCACCTCAGGACGCAACCGCGTCGTCCTGCCGGACGGCTGGCTCGACGACCCCTACGACTGCGCGGGCGTGGACGCGGACGCGGAGCTGGACACGTCGGGCGGCTGA
- a CDS encoding MarR family winged helix-turn-helix transcriptional regulator, producing MSGHRSIDDTEKAVRAKLGDTPVRHEQMAAVANIYRAAAAVRQHFENSVLRGAELTWTSFVVLWVVWIGGETETRRVAEEAGISKGTLTGVARTLQARGLMERRVHPADGRLALLALTPEGERLMSRVFPEFNAEEVFVTQGLSDDEALDLADLLGRIVAQVETRGADRRLELLDGHDPRPRRSGRRARTPQPTGSEGRDVTDAASP from the coding sequence GTGAGCGGCCACCGTTCCATCGACGACACCGAGAAGGCCGTCCGGGCCAAGCTCGGCGACACCCCGGTCCGCCACGAGCAGATGGCCGCGGTCGCGAACATCTACCGCGCCGCGGCCGCCGTACGCCAGCACTTCGAGAACTCCGTGCTGCGCGGCGCCGAGCTGACCTGGACCTCCTTCGTGGTGCTCTGGGTGGTGTGGATCGGGGGTGAGACGGAGACCCGCCGGGTCGCCGAGGAGGCCGGCATCTCCAAGGGCACGCTCACCGGCGTCGCCCGCACCCTCCAGGCCCGCGGCCTGATGGAGCGCAGGGTCCACCCGGCCGACGGGCGGCTCGCCCTGCTCGCGCTCACCCCCGAGGGCGAGCGGCTGATGAGCCGGGTCTTCCCGGAGTTCAACGCCGAAGAGGTCTTCGTCACCCAGGGCCTCAGCGACGACGAGGCGCTGGACCTCGCGGACCTGCTGGGCCGGATCGTGGCGCAGGTCGAGACCCGCGGCGCGGACCGCCGCCTGGAACTGCTGGACGGCCACGACCCCCGCCCGCGCCGCAGCGGCCGCCGCGCCAGGACACCGCAGCCGACGGGGTCGGAGGGGCGGGACGTCACGGACGCCGCCTCGCCGTGA
- the ppdK gene encoding pyruvate, phosphate dikinase, whose product MKFVYDFTEGNKELKDLLGGKGANLAEMTNLGLPVPPGFTITTEACKVYLDSGTEPAALRAEVSEHLDALEQQMGKKLGQADDPLLVSVRSGAKFSMPGMMDTVLNIGLSDASVSGLAAQAGDERFAWDSYRRLIQMFGKTVLGVDGELFEEALEEAKQAKGVRVDIDLDAADLKSLVAHFKDIVSKETGRDFPQEPREQMDLAVRAVFDSWNTDRAKLYRRQERIPGDLGTAVNVCSMVFGNLGPDSGTGVAFTRDPASGHQGVYGDYLQNAQGEDVVAGIRNTVPLADLENIDKASYDELMQIMETLETHYKDLCDIEFTIERGKLWMLQTRVGKRTAGAAFRIATQLVDQGLIDEAEALQRVNGAQLAQLMFPRFDLGAKSETIGRGIAASPGAAVGKAVFDSYTAVKWSRSGEKVILIRRETNPDDLNGMIAAEGILTSRGGKTSHAAVVARGMGKTCVCGAEELEVDTKSRRLTTSDGTVIEEGDVVSIDGSTGKVYAGEVPVVPSPVVEYFEGRMHAGAEDADELVKAVHRIMAYADRVRRLRVRANADNAEDAARARRFGAQGIGLCRTEHMFLGERREMVERLILADTESDREAALSQLLPLQKADFIELFESMDGLPVTVRLLDPPLHEFLPDITELSVRVALAEARKDANENDLRLLQAVHKLHEQNPMLGLRGVRLGLVIPGLFAMQVRAIAEAAAERKNAKGDPRAEIMIPLVGTVQELEIVREEAEQVIAEVEKAHGVSLKLTLGTMIELPRAALTAGQIAESADFFSFGTNDLTQTVWGFSRDDVEASFFTAYLEKGIFGVSPFETIDKDGVGSLVRNAAAAGRATRPDLKLGVCGEHGGDPESVHFFHEAGLDYVSCSPFRIPVARLEAGRAAAESKGSDSR is encoded by the coding sequence GTGAAGTTCGTCTACGACTTCACCGAGGGCAACAAGGAGCTCAAGGACCTCCTCGGCGGCAAGGGTGCGAACCTCGCCGAGATGACCAACCTGGGACTTCCCGTCCCGCCCGGCTTCACGATCACCACCGAAGCCTGCAAGGTCTACCTCGACAGCGGCACCGAGCCCGCGGCACTGCGTGCCGAGGTCTCCGAGCACCTGGACGCCCTTGAGCAGCAGATGGGCAAGAAGCTCGGCCAGGCCGACGACCCGCTGCTCGTATCGGTCCGTTCCGGGGCGAAGTTCTCCATGCCCGGCATGATGGACACGGTCCTCAACATCGGCCTCTCCGATGCGTCGGTTTCCGGCCTCGCCGCGCAGGCCGGCGACGAGCGCTTCGCGTGGGACTCCTACCGCCGCCTCATCCAGATGTTCGGCAAGACCGTGCTGGGCGTCGACGGCGAGCTCTTCGAGGAGGCGCTGGAGGAGGCCAAGCAGGCCAAGGGCGTCCGCGTCGACATCGACCTCGACGCCGCCGACCTCAAGAGCCTGGTCGCGCACTTCAAGGACATCGTGTCCAAGGAGACCGGCCGCGACTTCCCGCAGGAGCCGCGCGAGCAGATGGACCTCGCCGTGCGCGCGGTCTTCGACTCGTGGAACACCGACCGCGCCAAGCTCTACCGCCGCCAGGAGCGCATCCCCGGCGACCTCGGCACCGCGGTCAACGTCTGCTCCATGGTCTTCGGCAACCTCGGCCCCGACTCCGGCACCGGCGTCGCCTTCACCCGCGACCCCGCCAGCGGCCACCAGGGCGTCTACGGCGACTACCTGCAGAACGCGCAGGGCGAGGACGTCGTCGCCGGTATCCGCAACACCGTGCCGCTCGCCGACCTCGAGAACATCGACAAGGCGTCGTACGACGAGCTGATGCAGATCATGGAGACGCTCGAAACGCACTACAAGGACCTGTGCGACATCGAGTTCACCATCGAGCGCGGCAAGCTGTGGATGCTGCAGACCCGGGTCGGCAAGCGCACCGCCGGTGCCGCCTTCCGGATCGCCACCCAGCTCGTCGACCAGGGCCTGATCGACGAGGCCGAGGCCCTCCAGCGGGTCAACGGCGCGCAGCTGGCGCAGCTGATGTTCCCCCGCTTCGACCTGGGCGCGAAGTCCGAGACGATCGGGCGCGGCATCGCCGCCTCCCCGGGCGCGGCGGTCGGCAAGGCCGTCTTCGACTCGTACACCGCCGTCAAGTGGTCGCGCTCCGGCGAGAAGGTCATCCTGATCCGCCGCGAGACCAACCCCGACGACCTCAACGGCATGATCGCCGCCGAGGGCATCCTCACCTCCCGCGGCGGCAAGACCTCGCACGCCGCCGTCGTCGCCCGGGGCATGGGCAAGACCTGTGTCTGCGGCGCCGAGGAGCTGGAGGTCGACACCAAGTCCCGCCGGCTGACGACCAGCGACGGCACCGTCATCGAAGAGGGCGACGTCGTCTCCATCGACGGCTCCACCGGCAAGGTCTACGCCGGTGAGGTGCCGGTCGTGCCGTCCCCGGTCGTGGAGTACTTCGAGGGCCGGATGCACGCCGGCGCCGAGGACGCCGACGAGCTGGTCAAGGCCGTCCACCGGATCATGGCGTACGCGGACCGGGTGCGCCGGCTGCGCGTACGGGCCAACGCCGACAACGCCGAGGACGCCGCCCGCGCCCGCCGGTTCGGCGCGCAGGGCATCGGCCTGTGCCGCACCGAGCACATGTTCCTCGGTGAGCGCCGCGAGATGGTCGAGCGCCTCATCCTGGCCGACACCGAGAGCGACCGGGAGGCCGCGCTCAGCCAGCTGCTGCCGCTCCAGAAGGCCGACTTCATCGAGCTGTTCGAGTCGATGGACGGCCTGCCGGTGACCGTGCGGCTGCTGGACCCGCCGCTGCACGAGTTCCTGCCCGACATCACCGAGCTGTCGGTCCGGGTCGCGCTCGCCGAGGCCCGCAAGGACGCCAACGAGAACGACCTGCGCCTGCTCCAGGCCGTGCACAAGCTGCACGAGCAGAACCCGATGCTGGGTCTGCGCGGCGTCCGCCTCGGGCTCGTCATCCCCGGTCTGTTCGCCATGCAGGTACGGGCGATCGCCGAGGCCGCGGCCGAGCGCAAGAACGCCAAGGGCGACCCGCGCGCGGAGATCATGATTCCGCTGGTGGGCACCGTCCAGGAGCTGGAGATCGTCCGCGAGGAGGCCGAGCAGGTCATCGCCGAGGTCGAGAAGGCCCACGGCGTCAGCCTCAAGCTCACCCTCGGCACGATGATCGAGCTGCCCCGCGCCGCCCTCACGGCCGGTCAGATCGCCGAGTCCGCCGACTTCTTCTCCTTCGGTACGAACGACCTCACGCAGACGGTCTGGGGCTTCAGCCGCGACGACGTCGAGGCCAGCTTCTTCACCGCGTACCTGGAGAAGGGCATCTTCGGCGTCAGCCCGTTCGAGACCATCGACAAGGACGGCGTGGGCTCGCTGGTCCGCAACGCCGCCGCGGCCGGCCGGGCCACCCGCCCGGATCTCAAGCTCGGCGTCTGCGGCGAGCACGGCGGTGACCCGGAGTCCGTCCACTTCTTCCACGAGGCGGGCCTGGACTACGTCTCCTGCTCCCCGTTCCGCATCCCGGTCGCACGGCTGGAGGCGGGCCGCGCGGCGGCGGAGTCCAAGGGCAGCGACAGCCGCTGA